AGCAAAGAATGAGCATTTGACTCTCCGTTATACTTTGTATTTAAACCAAGCAAACAGGCACTTACTAAAATCATGGTTTTTTACACTCCTTCAACCTCGATACCAGCCATTTTAATCAGATACATAGCGTTGCGGGTTGTTGAAATTCCAAGGCGAAGTTTATAGTCAAAATGTATTTCATCATTTTCGTAATACTCACGAAAATGAAAATTGCGAATCCCCCCCCTGCTTTCCTTTTCCATATCTCCCAGCTCCAAGTCGTGAGTTGAAACCATGCCCATGGCCCCAGCTTTACTCAATTGCCGTATCAAAATCTTGGCTCCTAAATGTCGATCCTGGGAATTCGTTCCTTTGAATATTTCATCTAAAAGAAAGAAAATATTCCCTTGCTCTTTGGTAGCCAGAACAATCTGTTTTATTCTTAACAGTTCTGCGTAGAAGGAAGAAATGCTTTCCCCTAAATTGTCACTAACCTGCATGCAGCTGTATAACTGCAGCCGGGAACAGCTAAAACTCCGGGCGTACACCGGTGCTCCTGCATAAGCCAAAACCAGATTAATACCTACTGTACGCAGCAGCGTACTTTTCCCAGACATATTAGAGCCTGTTATTAACAAGATTCCGGAGTGTTTATCAATGGTAAGGTCATTACAAACGGCCCCCCGCAAAAGAGGATGTCCCATTCTCACAGCCCTAATTCCTGACTCTGCCGGGTTAATTTCGGGAAAGGTCCAATCCGGATGATCATAATGAATACCGGCCAGACTGGATAAGGCCTCAAATTCGGCAATCGTTTCCAACCAGCGGCCAAGAAACCGGCCTGATTTTTCTTTCCAGGATTCTAAAGCAATCATGCACTGGATGTCCCAGAGGGTCAGGATATTAACGATTAAAAAAATAGCATTATCCCGGTTGGCTATCATGTCCGTTATAGCGGCTAGTTTTTTGATTTGTTGAAACGCAGGGGTTCCTTCACGATTAGGTAAACCCTCTTTCAGATCCTGTAAGTACTCTGCCTGAAAAGAGCGTCTTTCGATTCTCGCCAACATTTTCTCATAGATTTTAATGCTTTCCTTATAAGGATAAACCGCCTTTAAAGCCTTTCCCCTCTGTTTGCCTGCAAAAAGAATTAGTGACTGAATGATAATACCCAACAATGGGTACCAAAATGATAGCTTACCTGTCAGCAAATAAATAAGCAAAAAGCTAATGGTCACTATGGGCAGAGCCCGGGCCAAAATCAAAACTCTAAGCCGCAGGTAGCTTTCATCGTAGGTTTTGGCCCATTGGATGATTCCTTGAGGGGAACTCATTAACCCTTTTGCCATACAGGCTTCCGCCAAAAACCGCTGCCGCCAGGAAAGATTTTTAGAAAGTTCTCGTACAGCCTCTTGCCGGCTCAGGATTTTTTCCCCTTCACTGGGACCTGCTGTCAGCCACTCTTTCAGGGTTTCCCGGCCTCGAAAGGTTTTTGCCGTATTAATCCATTGAAAGAGTGAATTCAGGCCAAACAGGTCTAAATCCTCAGAAAAGGGATGATCGGCATTTTTAAAGTCTTCTCCCTTATCGGGAAAGGATTTCCACTCCCCCGCCAGGCGCTGCAGGGATTGAGCATAGTTTTCAAAGAGGATTTGCCGGTAAAGATGCTTTCTTCTTAAACTTTGATGCCAAAAGACCAGCCCTATAAAAAGGATGACCGTAAGCAGCACCATGCCTATGCCCAGGGAACGGCTGTAAATGATATAGAAAAACACTCCCAAGCTCAGACCAACTAGGGAGAGGCCCAATCTTATGTTGCTTAGGCGATTAATCCTTCGATGCAGCTCGCCTGCTTGCTGGGCATAAAATTCTTTGCGTTTTTCGTAGCGTTCTTTGAGACCGTTCAAATTGGTTCCTCCTGCTCAATTAAAGTTTAGCTCTCTCTCATCTCTACCTTTAAACAGGATTGCTATTTTTTATCATATTTTATTTGGAAATATTATGCAATATTAATTACTGTAACGAAAGTTCTCCTTGCCAAAATCAGCTTACCAAGATTTTTTAAATTATAGTGTTATAGCACAGATTGTAGTAAGATAGTGAATTAGATTAGTGTTTTCCAGAAAATTATGTAGGATAAATGCACAAGCTACTTTTAGGAGGACTTAGCCATGGAACAGAACAAAGCAACACTACTAGCTCTGGATTCCCTTTCCATTTACAGAGGCCTGTTGGAGGATCAGGTTCTCAGCAAACTGAAAGCTCTCCTCCATTGTCTGAACTCAGGCGGCCCAGCAGCTGTTCAGCTCAGCAAGGTTGTTAATGGATATAATGAGTTTTTCTTCGCCTTAGCAAAAAGCGGAATGACGTCCTTGACGCAATACATCCTTGACTTGCTGATATTTGATGAAAATCCCTTTTCCTTTGCCTGTCAAAGGGGTGAAGAAACCGGCTGCCAAAGTATTCTGGACAAGGCTGTGTCTCAAGATTTAGCAAATCTGCAGCGGGTGGCCGGGCTAAACGTGAGTGTTTTCAAAGCTGAAATCGCCGAGCTGTTCTCATCAGAGATAGACAAACTTGTAATAATAGCTCTTCCCGAATGGACAGCAGGATACCAGCCTCTCTGCTGCCCGGAACATATCCAGGACATCAAAGCCCATTTTTACCGTGCTGAAGATTGGGTCCAGTGCCTGGACGAACTCAAGACTTTCTACCAAAATTACGGCTGCGGGGTATTCGCACGCTATTATGCTTTCGTCTGGGAAAAAACCACCGGACAAGGTTACCTGAAAGGAATTGATAAACCGGACCCCATCAGCTTAGAGCAACTGGTGGATTATCAATACGAGCGGAATAGGGTCATTGAAAACACCCTCCAGTTTCTGAATGGTTTTCCGGCCAATAATGTTCTCTTATACGGTGACAGGGGGACAGGAAAATCCTCAACGGTCAAAGGCATACTCAACCGCTATCATTCTCAAGGGCTGCGCATGATTGAAATCCCCAAAGCTTATCTGGCTGATTTTCCCTTGATTATTCGGCAATTAAAAAACCGCTCCCAAAAGTTCATTATTTTTGTTGATGACCTGGTCTTTGGCGATAATGAGGAAAACTATACCTCTCTCAAAGCGGTTCTGGAAGGGGGATTAGAAAGTAAAACCCCTAATATCCTGATTTATGCAACTTCCAACCGCCGGCACTTAGTCAAAGAATACTTCAGCGAGCGAGCCGGTTTACAATCAGGCAACCATGATGAAGAAGTACATGCCCGGGACAGCATGCAGGAAAAGCTTTCCCTCGCCGATCGTTTTGGCATTAATGTTGTCTTTTCTTCGCCGGATCAAAACCAATACCTGGCTATTGTTAAAGGCATTGCTGAGGCCAGAAATCTTAACGCAGACTGGGAACTGCTGCGCAAAGAGGCTTTGCAATGGGCACTTTGGTATAATGGCCGCTCTGCCCGCACTGCTAAACAGTTCGTGGATTGGTTTGAAGGGCATGTTAGCCTTGGTAATCAGTGATTAGTCGTTCTCTTTACCGGAGAGGCTTCTCAAGGGCCAACAAGTCTTCAACTCGTTCATTCATATAACTGTAAGCATCTTGGATTCCATGATTATAGAGATGAGGACCTATGGTATTAATAATAAAATCCAGAAGAAGTTCAGCACCTAAATTACCCAGGTCTTCATCCCTCTCCTTCCAGAAATACCCTTTGAGTTCCTCAACAAGCTGTTTGCGAGTATCTTTATCAATATTTATCTGCATTTTCATAGTGCTCATTCCTTTCGATAGTAAGTTAGCCGGCATAAATGCTCCTTACGAATAAATAATTCTTGATTGGATAATAATGCAAATACAGAAAGGAGACTGCAAAATGGATGACTATTTTGACAACCTGGACAGTACTGAAGTTAACTTAAAGTATTTTACAGAACACCATGAGAATATTTATGATGCCTATGAAAAATACGGCCAATTGATCCATAAGGATGGCGGCCCTTTAGATGAGAAAACTTGTTGGCTGATAAAAGTAGCCCTCTCCACTGAGTGCCAATACCCCCGGGCCTTAAGAACCCACATTTTAAAGGCCATACGCAGCGGCTGCAGCAAAGAAGAAATAGAGCATGCCATTCTCTTAGTGGCTCCCAGTGCAGGTTTTCCTCGCACTATGCAGGGAATATTAATTTTGAGGAACCTTTTAGGTGAAATAGAAGGAAATCCCATTCATTAAAACGGCATCATCAGAAAATGAAAACGGAAGCGTACGTGTCGGGCAGCTTCTCCTACATCCTGCAAGAAAGCTAATTCGTGCAAAGACAGTGTCTGCAAGAAGGGTAATCCGTGCGAAGACAGTGTCTTCGTGTTACCCAGCATTCCAAGACTCGCTTAGTTTTTCCCAGCCCCTTGCCTTTTTCTGCAATGGTAAGAGGGCTTTAAATATGCTCTTAAACTATACCTTATTGTAATATAATGATATACTATATTCTTAAGCTTAGGCAAATCTAAATATAAAGGAACGATTAATAATGATAAGTACCAGTAGGGTAACGTTAAGATTCGGCAAACGGGCCTTATTTGAAGATGTTAATGTGAAATTTCTCCCCGGAAACTGTTATGGTTTGATCGGTGCAAATGGTGCTGGAAAATCCACTTTCTTGAAAATTCTATCCGGTGAAATCGATCCTACCAATGGAGAAGTTAGCGTTACCCCAGGAGAACGTATCGGCGTATTAAAGCAAGACCATTTTGAATTTGAAGAATTTGAAGTACTGAAAACCGTCATTATGGGGCACTCCAAGTTATACGAAATTATGGAAGAAAAAGATGCCCTCTATGCTAAGCCTGATTTTTCTGAAGAAGACGGAATGAGAGCTTCCATTCTGGAAGGTGAATTTGCCGAACTTAACGGCTGGCAGGCTGAAGCGGAAGCCTCGGAACTCTTAATGGGCTTAGGCATCAATAAAGACCTGCAGGCTTGTAAAATGAAGGAACTCAGCGGTAATGAAAAAGTCCGGGTCTTATTAGCTCAAGCTCTCTTTGGCAACCCTAATGTTTTGCTACTGGACGAACCTACCAACCATCTTGATCTTCAGTCCATAACCTGGCTGGAGAATTTTCTCTATAATTATGAGAACACCGTTATCGTTGTATCCCATGACCGGCATTTCCTCAACAAAGTCTGCACTCATATTGCGGACATTGATTTCGGCAAAATTCAGCTTTACGTAGGCAACTACGATTTCTGGTATGAATCCAGCCAATTAGCCTTACGATTAATGAGAGAAGCCAATAAGAAAAAAGAAGATAAAATTGAAGAACTGCAACGATTTATTCAACGCTTTAGTTCGAATGCCTCTAAAGCCAAGCAAGCTACTTCCCGAAAAAAGCAGCTTGAAAAATTAACCTTGGAAGATATCAAACCCTCCTCGAGAAAGTATCCTTATATTGCTTTCACTCCCGACAGAGAAGCCGGCAATAATATCTTAGAAGTAAAAAACCTAACCGTCACGATTGACGGTGAAAAAATCCTCGACAACATTTCTTTTCTTGTTAACAAAGGCGACAAAATTGCTTTTGTCGGACCCAACGGCGTAGCAAAAACTACCTTGTTTAAAGTTCTAATGGGGGAAATCACTCCCGACAGCGGTGAGTTTAACTGGGGTATTACTACTACCCAAGCTTACCTGCCTTTAGATAATTCCTCCTATTTTGATACGGAATTAAATCTGGTGGACTGGCTGAGACAATTTTCCAAAGATCCCGACGAGTCCTTTGTCCGTGGGTTTCTGGGCAGAATGCTTTTCTCAGGGGATGAGTCCTTGAAAAAGGCAAGCGTTCTTTCCGGGGGAGAAAGGGTTCGCTGTATGCTTTCCCGCATGATGCTCAGCGGAGCAAACGTCTTAATCTTTGATGAACCTACCAACCACTTGGATATGGAATCAATCACGGCTCTCAATAATTCATTGATTAATTTAAATGGCAATATTCTCTTTGTCTCCCAAGATCACCAGTTCGTCCAAACTATTGCTAATCGTATCATTGAAATAACCCCTAAAGGACTCATTGACCGCCAGCTAACCTTTGATGAATACCTGGAAAATGAAGACGTAAAAGCACTTGTTGAAAAAATGTATGAATAATTTTAAACTTTTTATTGACTTCTTTGAAATATTTGGTATAATGATCTAAGCTCGTAAAAAATAGTGGATTTAAGCAAACCTTCATTATTACCTTAGACTCCGGGAAGAAGTTGGTGAACTTGCCATGAATAGCAGCGGGTAATAATTTTTGGAGGTTTTTTTATATGTTTAACGACAAAATTCTAAATTGTAAAGATTGTGGCCGGGATTTCGAATTCACGGCATCGGAGCAAGAGTTTTACGCAGAAAAAGGATTCACCAACGAACCTGGTCGTTGCCCAGAGTGCCGTGCGGCTAAAAAAGCTCAAAACCGCAACGGTGGATTTGGCCGTCAGCAACGTGAAATGTTCCCAGCTGTCTGCGCTTCTTGCGGAAAAGAGACAATGGTTCCTTTCCAACCATCCGGTGACCGCCCTGTCTATTGCCGCGACTGCTTTCAACCACGCTCACGCAGCAATTGGTAATTAAACAAAGATTAATAAAGCCTTCCTGGACTTTTGTCCGGGAAGGCTTTTTAATTGCCTTTTCTCAGCCGGTCAACACGTTGGAAGACAGAGTCTTTTTATTTACTGGACATTGGTTGTAGAGGACGTGTCTGAAGACGTACTTTGGTCAGGAGCTGTTTTATTGCCCCAAGAACGATCGCCATGACCGCCATGCTTACCCATAGGCATACCCATGCCGCCCGGTACAAAAGTACCATTCTTCATAGCTTCTACCTGAACTTTTAATTGGGCCAGAGCGGCATCGTGCCAAGTTTGAATTTGCTCATCCGTTAATTTTCCATTCTCTTTCATGGCCTCGACTTGCGCCTCTATTCGAGCTTGAGCAGCTTCACTCCAGGCTTGAATCTGTTCCTCGGTCATTGGTTCTTTGCTAAAGAATTGCTTCGCGTTATCAAGCATTCTTAAATCCTTGCCACCCATACCGGGGCCAAAGACCTTCCCCTCCGCTAAGGCTTTATCACTGGCTTCCTGGCGTTTGTCAATGGATTTTTTCATGATATCCGCCTGTTCGGCTGTCCTAAGCCCTGCGTCCACTTCTTTGTCAATGATTTGCTTTTGGATGCTAAACATTTGCTGAGTTAAACTCTTAATTTCATCAAGTTTACTCGTATCTGTTGCCCCAAAAACAGCTGTTGTACCTCCGGCTAACAGCACAGCACTAAGAACCCCAACTGCGAGCTTCTTTTTCATACAATTCCTCCCTTGATGTTTTATCCGACCTTTTCTATGTATCTTGATCGGTACATTAGTATGATATCCCGGAACTATAGAAAATTTGTGAAATCGACTTTAAGAAGTTGTGTGGATTAAGTAAAGAAACTGTTGGCATAAGGTTAGCGATCACCTGTTGGGGAGCTTAATATCGTACTTACGTATTTTTTCATATAGCCAAGAACGAGAAATACCTAGAAGTCTGGCAACCTCGGATTTATTTCCATTCGTTTTAAGAAGAGCCTTTTCCAACGTTTCTTTGTCCAAATGTTCATGAGCATTTCCCAAGTTCCACTCTTTTGATTGCTTTATTCGATCCTCTTGCTTTTGTTCCCTTAGATAAAAGGGTAAATCTGCTAGTTCCAGTAATTCGCCAGCAGCAAAATTCACCGCTCTTTCAATCACATTTTTTAACTCTCGTACATTTCCTGGCCAACGATGGGCAATGAGAGTTTTTTGCACCTCTGGTGTAACTCCTGAAATTCGTTTTCCGAAATCTTGATTAAGCCGTTCCAGGAAAACATTCACTAGAGGAATAATGTCCTCAGCCCGATTACGGATAGGGATAAGGCGAAATGAGATAACATTGAGGCGGTAATAAAGGTCACTTCGAAATTCTCCGCTCGAAACCTTTTGAAGAAGATCCTTGTTAGTGGCAGCAATGATTCGCACATCTACTTTGACTGTCTCATTACTTCCCACCGGTTCAAAACACCTGTCCTCTAACACCCTTAAAAGTTTACTCTGCAAATTTAGAGACATGTCACCGATCTCATCCAAAAAAAGTGTCCCTCCGTTGGCAATAGCAAACTTACCTGCTTTGCCTCCTTTTTGTGCTCCGGTGAAGGCTCCGCTGGCATACCCAAAAAATTCGGACTCCAAAAGATTTTCTGGAATTGCTGCGCAATTAACTTTGACAAAAGGACCATTACGATGTGGACTTGCCTGGTGAATTGCCTCCGCAAAGAGTTCTTTGCCCGTACCACTTTCCCCTGTCAGCATAATTGTTGAATTCCCACGAGCCGCAATTTCAGCTTCTTGCTTCAAACGGCGCATATCGTGGTTAACTGTAACGATTTGGGTAAATGTGACTGGCAATCTGGTTGAGCCCACTTGTTCTTTGTAATAGTTTAACTCAAGGTCCATCTGAGCGAGTTTCTGAGCAACCTCCTTAACTTCATCTAATTTCTGAAAGATAATTTTGCCCACTGCCCCAATTATTTTACCTTGGCGTACAATGGGTAGGCGGGAGACTATGTAAGGCCGACCATATATTACTTGGATTTCATTGGTTTCAGACATACCAGTTTTTAAGGTTCGCAAAAGTCGAGTATTCTCGATCACTTGATCAATTGGCTTTTGTAATAGTTCTTTTTCTCTCTTACCGAAAAATTGACATGCTGCCTCATTGACCAACGTAATTTTCCCCTGGTCATCTACTACGAAGATCGCTTCGTAGGCAATATTTGTTACAGTAAGTAAAGTCTCATACAAGCGCTTCGTTGCATCTAATTCTAAAGCAACTTGGTCAAAATCAGTCAAGGCTTGAAAAACAATCACTGCTCCTGCCCTCTCACCTATAGGGCTAATGTTGCAGAGAACAGTGACCTTATTCATTTGAGTCTGTACCCCTACTAGATGCTGTGATTGTTTTAGTACCAGACTCAAATCTAAATCCGCGAATTCACTGTCGAAAAGGCGGCCTTTAAGAATATCTTGCTTCAATCCAAGGATTTTCTCGCCAGCAGGATTGATCTGCTGAATAACATTATTATGATTCACGACGATAATTCCATTAGGCATAGCCTGATACACCGTACTTAGCTGAATAGCTAGTTGTTCCGCTTCTCGAAAAAGTGCCAAAATCATATCTACCTTGGTAAAAATACCCAGAGCCTTTCCTTTCTTATCTATTACTACACCTGTACCCACCGAACTCTGTTTTGCTCGCTGTTCTACTTCACGGTAAGGAGTATCGGCTTGAACAGTAACTACTTGAGAATTAAAATGTCCTTCGATCATTTCCGAAGATTCTGCCCCAGCCAAAAAAGCATCTAGGACGTTTGCTTTTGTAAAAATTCCTATTAAAAAACCATCTTCATCTATCACCGGCAGAGCATCCAGTTTACTTGAGCGTAAAAGCTCTACCCCCTGTTTAAGACTAGTTTTGGTCTGTAGAAGAGGAACATCTCGGGTCATCATCTGGCTCATCAACATTAAAGCTCTCACCTCGCCATTGATCTGGAAAGACACAACTTCATGGCTTCTGCTCTAAACTATGGAAGCTTCACATAGTTATTCTCCCTACACAATGGTTATTCCTCTTTTTCTGAAGATTCTTTCTTTAGTAAGAGTATATAACAACCTACATTGAGGATAGTCGTCCGTCCAAACACAAAAATAGGCTGAACAAACTAAAAGAGTTTGTTCAGCCTAACTTATTGCTACTCTATCTCAGCCCGTTCATACATCTTGATTTCCTCAGGAGTGAACCTCAAGTCCTGCAAGATCTCCCTCGTAT
This Desulfosporosinus orientis DSM 765 DNA region includes the following protein-coding sequences:
- a CDS encoding MutS-related protein — its product is MNGLKERYEKRKEFYAQQAGELHRRINRLSNIRLGLSLVGLSLGVFFYIIYSRSLGIGMVLLTVILFIGLVFWHQSLRRKHLYRQILFENYAQSLQRLAGEWKSFPDKGEDFKNADHPFSEDLDLFGLNSLFQWINTAKTFRGRETLKEWLTAGPSEGEKILSRQEAVRELSKNLSWRQRFLAEACMAKGLMSSPQGIIQWAKTYDESYLRLRVLILARALPIVTISFLLIYLLTGKLSFWYPLLGIIIQSLILFAGKQRGKALKAVYPYKESIKIYEKMLARIERRSFQAEYLQDLKEGLPNREGTPAFQQIKKLAAITDMIANRDNAIFLIVNILTLWDIQCMIALESWKEKSGRFLGRWLETIAEFEALSSLAGIHYDHPDWTFPEINPAESGIRAVRMGHPLLRGAVCNDLTIDKHSGILLITGSNMSGKSTLLRTVGINLVLAYAGAPVYARSFSCSRLQLYSCMQVSDNLGESISSFYAELLRIKQIVLATKEQGNIFFLLDEIFKGTNSQDRHLGAKILIRQLSKAGAMGMVSTHDLELGDMEKESRGGIRNFHFREYYENDEIHFDYKLRLGISTTRNAMYLIKMAGIEVEGV
- a CDS encoding ATP-binding protein, with amino-acid sequence MEQNKATLLALDSLSIYRGLLEDQVLSKLKALLHCLNSGGPAAVQLSKVVNGYNEFFFALAKSGMTSLTQYILDLLIFDENPFSFACQRGEETGCQSILDKAVSQDLANLQRVAGLNVSVFKAEIAELFSSEIDKLVIIALPEWTAGYQPLCCPEHIQDIKAHFYRAEDWVQCLDELKTFYQNYGCGVFARYYAFVWEKTTGQGYLKGIDKPDPISLEQLVDYQYERNRVIENTLQFLNGFPANNVLLYGDRGTGKSSTVKGILNRYHSQGLRMIEIPKAYLADFPLIIRQLKNRSQKFIIFVDDLVFGDNEENYTSLKAVLEGGLESKTPNILIYATSNRRHLVKEYFSERAGLQSGNHDEEVHARDSMQEKLSLADRFGINVVFSSPDQNQYLAIVKGIAEARNLNADWELLRKEALQWALWYNGRSARTAKQFVDWFEGHVSLGNQ
- a CDS encoding DUF2164 domain-containing protein, translating into MPANLLSKGMSTMKMQINIDKDTRKQLVEELKGYFWKERDEDLGNLGAELLLDFIINTIGPHLYNHGIQDAYSYMNERVEDLLALEKPLR
- a CDS encoding carboxymuconolactone decarboxylase family protein, which gives rise to MDDYFDNLDSTEVNLKYFTEHHENIYDAYEKYGQLIHKDGGPLDEKTCWLIKVALSTECQYPRALRTHILKAIRSGCSKEEIEHAILLVAPSAGFPRTMQGILILRNLLGEIEGNPIH
- a CDS encoding ABC-F family ATP-binding cassette domain-containing protein; the protein is MISTSRVTLRFGKRALFEDVNVKFLPGNCYGLIGANGAGKSTFLKILSGEIDPTNGEVSVTPGERIGVLKQDHFEFEEFEVLKTVIMGHSKLYEIMEEKDALYAKPDFSEEDGMRASILEGEFAELNGWQAEAEASELLMGLGINKDLQACKMKELSGNEKVRVLLAQALFGNPNVLLLDEPTNHLDLQSITWLENFLYNYENTVIVVSHDRHFLNKVCTHIADIDFGKIQLYVGNYDFWYESSQLALRLMREANKKKEDKIEELQRFIQRFSSNASKAKQATSRKKQLEKLTLEDIKPSSRKYPYIAFTPDREAGNNILEVKNLTVTIDGEKILDNISFLVNKGDKIAFVGPNGVAKTTLFKVLMGEITPDSGEFNWGITTTQAYLPLDNSSYFDTELNLVDWLRQFSKDPDESFVRGFLGRMLFSGDESLKKASVLSGGERVRCMLSRMMLSGANVLIFDEPTNHLDMESITALNNSLINLNGNILFVSQDHQFVQTIANRIIEITPKGLIDRQLTFDEYLENEDVKALVEKMYE
- a CDS encoding zinc-ribbon domain containing protein, translating into MFNDKILNCKDCGRDFEFTASEQEFYAEKGFTNEPGRCPECRAAKKAQNRNGGFGRQQREMFPAVCASCGKETMVPFQPSGDRPVYCRDCFQPRSRSNW
- a CDS encoding DUF2680 domain-containing protein codes for the protein MKKKLAVGVLSAVLLAGGTTAVFGATDTSKLDEIKSLTQQMFSIQKQIIDKEVDAGLRTAEQADIMKKSIDKRQEASDKALAEGKVFGPGMGGKDLRMLDNAKQFFSKEPMTEEQIQAWSEAAQARIEAQVEAMKENGKLTDEQIQTWHDAALAQLKVQVEAMKNGTFVPGGMGMPMGKHGGHGDRSWGNKTAPDQSTSSDTSSTTNVQ
- a CDS encoding sigma-54-dependent Fis family transcriptional regulator; this encodes MRALMLMSQMMTRDVPLLQTKTSLKQGVELLRSSKLDALPVIDEDGFLIGIFTKANVLDAFLAGAESSEMIEGHFNSQVVTVQADTPYREVEQRAKQSSVGTGVVIDKKGKALGIFTKVDMILALFREAEQLAIQLSTVYQAMPNGIIVVNHNNVIQQINPAGEKILGLKQDILKGRLFDSEFADLDLSLVLKQSQHLVGVQTQMNKVTVLCNISPIGERAGAVIVFQALTDFDQVALELDATKRLYETLLTVTNIAYEAIFVVDDQGKITLVNEAACQFFGKREKELLQKPIDQVIENTRLLRTLKTGMSETNEIQVIYGRPYIVSRLPIVRQGKIIGAVGKIIFQKLDEVKEVAQKLAQMDLELNYYKEQVGSTRLPVTFTQIVTVNHDMRRLKQEAEIAARGNSTIMLTGESGTGKELFAEAIHQASPHRNGPFVKVNCAAIPENLLESEFFGYASGAFTGAQKGGKAGKFAIANGGTLFLDEIGDMSLNLQSKLLRVLEDRCFEPVGSNETVKVDVRIIAATNKDLLQKVSSGEFRSDLYYRLNVISFRLIPIRNRAEDIIPLVNVFLERLNQDFGKRISGVTPEVQKTLIAHRWPGNVRELKNVIERAVNFAAGELLELADLPFYLREQKQEDRIKQSKEWNLGNAHEHLDKETLEKALLKTNGNKSEVARLLGISRSWLYEKIRKYDIKLPNR